From Abiotrophia defectiva ATCC 49176:
TTTTATATTGTTTTTGTACAGACAAAAGAAAAGTATCTTAATAACGAATACAATAGATGTAATATAGGCTTAAATCACCTTGCTTTCCGTTGTCAAACTAAGGACAAAATCGATCAAATTCGGAAGAATCTTATTCAAAGGAATATAGTTTTGCTTTATGATGATAAATATCCATATGCCGGTGGTGCTGAACATTATGCAGTCTATTTCGAAGATCCGGATAGGATTAAAATAGAAATTTGCTTGGATGAACTTAAAAATTGTCAGTAATGATGATCAATGTTAAATTTCAGTTTGTTGAGGGAACCCCTTTTAACGATAACCTGATGTTATTGTTAAAAAGTATGTGGATATGTTTTTCATGACTGCGCATGTTGAGACGGTAGTCTTGATGTCAAGAGTCGAGGGAAAATAAGTCCGGAAGCCCGCTGTTTACGGGCGTTTCGTAAATCGGGCATGAAAACGCGGCAGGCTGCTCACCTTCTCAGTAAGAACCTATCGAAGGCCTGATATGTTTCCGCAGACAGAACCTGGTTAGGCACCGGATTAGATCTAGTGGTCGATATGGATGTTTTTGGCGGGTTGGGTTGCCGAGATAGATGTCAGAAATATAATGATGTTGGAGATGATGAACTGTGAAGAATGAAGAGATGTCTACCCAGACGAAGAACAGTCTGGCGGTGG
This genomic window contains:
- a CDS encoding VOC family protein; translated protein: MHHIEIYVSNLEKTKEFYSWILSILGFELFQEWKDGFSYKKDEFYIVFVQTKEKYLNNEYNRCNIGLNHLAFRCQTKDKIDQIRKNLIQRNIVLLYDDKYPYAGGAEHYAVYFEDPDRIKIEICLDELKNCQ